From Diprion similis isolate iyDipSimi1 chromosome 5, iyDipSimi1.1, whole genome shotgun sequence, the proteins below share one genomic window:
- the LOC124406269 gene encoding lysosomal acid glucosylceramidase-like: MLRCIFLLAMWIYTARSVPCVHRDFGNNGKVCVCNATYCDSTPVSDIPDIGFYIRYTSSENGLRLHETRGVFRTECSPADSDSFQLDFDNTFQPIHGFGGTFTDAASFNIKTLSPGAQENLMRTYFSKEGSNYNLGRVPIGGTDFSERPYTYDDHEGDVLLKKFSLANEDLLYKIPLMKKALKINPDVKLFAAAWTAPTWMRTNHNNTGYGFLRRKYYRVYAKYLVEFLNKYEDHGLKMWALSTGNEPYTGTQNLSDYGSMGWLPKNVGKWIANNLGPTISKSKHNRTLILAYDDSGSHLDPFINDMFENKLARNYTAGIAIHSYKDATFSTSLLGEIRQKYPEKFLIMTEFSAGNPQKDIGIVASGSWKLAEKYILNIIENLKNWVTGWVDWNLALDKYGGPNWRQNFVDAPIIVNSEADEFYKQPMYYAIAHFSKFISLGSVRVGFNHGKKSIEAVAFKTPKNETVLVMYNNATRDENVAIHDPRRGQIHLQLPPKSVHTILYK, translated from the exons ATGCTACGTTGCATCTTCTTACTGGCCATGTGGATATACAcag CGCGAAGTGTTCCCTGTGTACATCGCGATTTCGGTAACAACGGAAAAGTGTGTGTATGCAATGCTACTTATTGCGACAGCACTCCGGTATCCGATATTCCAGACATTGGTTTCTACATCCGTTACACATCAAGTGAAAACGGTTTGAGGCTTCACGAGACGCGTGGCGTTTTCAGGACGGAATGCAGTCCTGCTGATTCAGATAGTTTTCAACTAGACTTCGATAATACATTTCAACCAATTCATGGCTTCGGAGGAACGTTTACCGATGCAGCGAGTTTCAACATAAAAACATTGAGCCCTGGGGCTCAGGAAAATCTAATGAG GACATACTTCAGCAAGGAAGGTAGTAATTACAATTTAGGACGTGTACCAATTGGCGGAACCGATTTCTCTGAAAGGCCGTACACCTACGATGATCACGAAGGTGATGTgctactgaaaaaattcagtctgGCAAACGAAGACTTACTTTACAAAATTCCATTGATGAAAAAAGCTTTGAAAATCAACCCGGACgttaaattatttgcagcagcGTGGACTGCTCCAACCTGGATGAGGACGAATCACAATAACACAGGATACG GATTTTTACGAAGAAAATACTACCGGGTATACGCCAAGTATCTTGTTGAATTCTTGAACAAGTACGAAGACCACGGGCTGAAAATGTGGGCTCTGTCAACGGGTAACGAACCTTATACTGGTACCCAAAACTTATCCGACTATGGAAGTATGGGTTGGCTACCAAAAAACGTCGGCAAGTGGATAGCGAATAATCTTGGACCAACCATCAGCAAATCAAAGCATAACAGAACTCTGATTCTTGCCTACGACGACTCAGGATCACACCTGGATCCGTTCATTAATGACatgtttgaaaacaaattagcAAGGAATTACACAGCCGGTATTGCTATCCATTCGTACAAGGATGCCACGTTTTCCACAAGCTTACTTGGCGAAATCCGTCAGAAGTACCCTGAAAAGTTTCTCATCATGACAGAGTTTTCCGCGGGTAA TCCACAAAAAGACATTGGAATTGTTGCTTCAGGATCTTGGAAACTcgcagaaaaatatatattgaacATAATTGAA aatttgaaaaattgggtGACTGGTTGGGTCGACTGGAATCTCGCTCTTGACAAATATGGCGGACCGAATTGGAGACAAAACTTTGTGGATGCCCCGATTATCGTGAACTCGGAAGCTGACGAATTTTACAAGCAACCAATGTATTACGCCATTGCGCACTTCAGCAAGTTCATTTCACTGGGTTCGGTGAGAGTGGGATTTAATCACGGGAAGAAATCGATCGAGGCTGTGGCTTTCAAAACACCAAAAAACGAGACCGTTCTTGTGATGTATAACAA tgCCACAAGAGACGAGAACGTCGCTATTCATGATCCAAGGAGAGGACAAATCCACTTACAGTTGCCACCAAAATCAGTTCACACCATTCTGTACAAATAA
- the LOC124406265 gene encoding lysosomal acid glucosylceramidase-like, giving the protein MRRCILLLATWIYAARSNPCVPRDFGNNGTVCVCNATYCDSTPVPEVPDVGFYIRYTSSRNGLRFFKTDGVFSEEFPADYHSYRLDPGTILQPIYGFGGSFSDSACINIMNLSPGAQENLMRTYFSKEGSNYNFGRVPIGGTDFSTRSYTYDDYEGDVLLENFSLAPEDLLYKIPVMKRALEINPDLRFMAAAWTAPPWMRTNHNYTGYGFLREEYYQVYANYLLKFLNQYKDHGLEMWALSTGNEPYIGAQNLSNFIAMGFTPKNISKWVANNLGPTISTSKHNRTLILTYDDVRSNLDSFIDEMFENQLATSYIGAIAIHTYEDTLYPTSMVEKIHQDYPDKFLIMTEISVGSPQADTGLISMGSWDYAELYLMELFQNFDYWVTGWVDWNLAVDIYGGPNCRANYKDAAIIVNAEVDEFYKQPIYYANTHFSKFIPPGSIRVGLIQGKKSVKAQAFETPKREMIIVMYNNATRDENVAIHDPRRGKIHLQLPPKSVHTILYK; this is encoded by the exons ATGCGTCGTTGCATCCTCTTACTGGCTACGTGGATATA TGCAGCACGAAGTAATCCTTGTGTACCTCGCGATTTTGGAAACAATGGAACAGTCTGTGTATGCAATGCTACCTATTGCGACAGCACTCCAGTACCCGAGGTTCCAGACGTTGGTTTCTACATCCGATATACGTCGTCTAGAAACGGCTTGAGGTTTTTCAAAACCGATGGCGTTTTTAGCGAGGAATTTCCTGCTGATTATCACAGTTACCGACTAGACCCTGGCACCATTCTTCAACCAATTTATGGCTTTGGCGGCTCTTTCAGTGACTCAGCGTGCATAAACATAATGAACTTGAGTCCAGGGGCTCAGGAAAATTTAATGAG AACATACTTCAGCAAGGAAGGtagtaattacaattttgGACGTGTTCCGATTGGTGGGACTGACTTCTCCACAAGGTCGTATACCTACGATGATTACGAAGGAGATGTGCTACTAGAAAACTTCAGCCTAGCACCCGAAGACTTACTCTACAAGATTCCAGTGATGAAAAGAGCTTTGGAAATTAATCCAGACCTTAGATTTATGGCCGCAGCATGGACTGCTCCACCTTGGATGAGGACAAATCATAATTATACAGGTTACG GATTTCTACGAGAAGAATACTACCAGGTTTACGCCAACTATCTTCTAAAGTTTTTGAACCAATACAAAGATCACGGGCTAGAAATGTGGGCCCTATCAACGGGTAACGAACCCTATATTGGTGCCCAGAACTTATCGAACTTTATAGCTATGGGTTTCACACCAAAAAACATCAGCAAGTGGGTTGCGAATAATCTTGGTCCAACCATCAGTACATCAAAGCATAATAGAACTCTTATTCTTACCTACGACGACGTAAGATCAAACCTGGATTCGTTCATCGATGAAATGTTTGAGAACCAATTAGCCACGAGTTACATAGGAGCCATTGCTATTCATACGTATGAGGACACACTGTATCCCACAAGCatggttgaaaaaatccaTCAAGATTACCCTGACAAGTTCCTCATCATGACAGAGATTTCTGTGG GGAGTCCGCAAGCAGACACTGGACTTATTTCTATGGGATCTTGGGACTATGCAGAATTGTACTTAATGGAACTATTCCAA AATTTTGACTACTGGGTAACTGGTTGGGTGGACTGGAACCTCGCTGTGGACATATATGGCGGGCCCAATTGTCGAGCCAACTACAAGGATGCTGCAATTATCGTGAATGCGGAAGTCGATGAATTTTACAAACAGCCGATTTACTACGCCAATACGCACTTCAGCAAGTTCATACCACCAGGGTCGATAAGGGTAGGACTTATTCAGGGGAAAAAGTCAGTCAAGGCTCAGGCTTTCGAAACTCCCAAACGAGAGATGATTATTGTAATGTATAACAA TGCCACAAGAGACGAGAACGTCGCTATTCATGATCCAAGGAGAGGAAAAATCCACTTACAGTTGCCACCAAAATCAGTTCACACCATTCTGTACAAATAA